GAACTCGGTGGTTTGTTCAATCAAATGGCAAACCCAAAAATGGCTGATGGCGGAAAATACAAAGGCGTTCCTTATTTTAACGGAGGCCTGTACAGTAAGGTAGAACCGCTGTCTCTCGACAAATACTGTTGCGAGTTATTGCAAGAAGCTAGCCAGGTCGATTGGAATCATGTCAATCCGTCTATTTTCGGAGCAATGTTCGAAGGAACGATGGATTCAAAAGAAAGACATGGATTTGGCGCTCATTTTACTAATGAAATCGACATTCTGAAAATTGTGAATCCTTGCATTATCAGACCATGGAATGAAAAAATAGAAAAGGCGGATACAGCACCTAAATTGGAAAAGCTCCTAAAAGAATTATCTAATTACAAAGTACTTGACCCGGCTTGTGGATGTGGAAATTTCTTGTTTGTTTCTTATTTGGCCTTGGTCGATATCGAACTTAAAATATTGGACAAATTACAGGATCTTTCATTACAATCAAATACAAATAAAAATATAATGGAACGTCATCGGTTCAGCGTTTTAAGTACGCAACAGTTCTTTGGAATAGACATTTTGCCGATGGCTGTGGAACTTACCAAAGTAACGATGATGTTGGCAAAAGAAATCGGTGCTAAAAAATGGAACGACCATTGGGAAGCAGACCCCTTATTTAGAATTGAGAGTTTGCCACTCGATAATATGGACAATAACATTCTTTGTCAAGACGCTTTGTTGAATCCGTGGCCCGAATTTAGTGTTGTTATCGGCAATCCTCCATATCAAGGGAAGAACAACACAAAGGTTGAAATGGATGGGGCCTATATTGCAGACGTTCGTGAACAGTTCCCCGATGTTCCCGGTAGAGCCGATTATTGCGTCTATTGGTTTAGAAAAGCACATGGACTGATGAAGGACGGACAAAGAGCGGGCCTTGTGGGGACAAATACCATTAGGCAGAATTACTCTAGAGAGGGTGGGCTGGATTATATTGTTGCAAATGGTGGTGTAATTATAGATGCCGTCAGTACGCAGGTTTGGTCGGGTGAAGCTGCTGTATATGTTTCGATTGTAAATTGGGTTAAAGGAAAGTATTCTGGTGAAAAAACTTTGTGTTTTCAAGAAGGAAATACTGTAAAATCACCATTTGTTTATGAACACCCAAGTAACATTACTTCGGCATTAAAGTCTGCTTGCGATGTAAAAGGAGCTTTTGCCTTAAAAGCAAATATGGCAAAAGGATTTTGCCATCAGGGGCAGACTCATGGCCATAAGGGGTTCTTGATAAAAGATTTGAATGCCGCAAAAAAGTTGTTGAATGACGAACAGAATAAACAAGTTCTTTTCCCGTTTCTTATTGGAGATAGATTGGTTGGAACATACAAATCACAACCTGATCGATATGTTATAGATTTTCGAAAGTTTGATGTTTTTGGTGCACAGAAATATAAAGAGTTGTATAAAATCATCGAAAAAAGTGTTTATGCTGATAAAAAAGAAAAAGCAGATGAAGAAAAAATAAAGAATGAAAATACTCTCAAGAAAAATCCAAAGGCTAAAGTAAATCATGATCATGAAATGGCCTTGAAGACTTGGTGGCAAATGTTTAGATCCAGAGATGTTCTTTTAAATATACTAGAGGTTAAGTCACGTTATATTGCGTGTTCCCGAGTGACAACACGCCCCATATTTGAATTTATTTCAACTGAAATACATCCTAACGATGCTTTGCAAGTGTTTCCGTTAGAAGATGATTACTCGTTTGGAATTTTGTCCTCAAAAGTTCATTGGGAATGGTTTAATGCAAGATGTTCTACATTGAAAGGGGATCCGCGTTATACTTCGGATACTGTATTCGATTCGTTCCCTTGGCCTCAAAAACCTACTGAAAAACAGATTGCTGAAATTGCAAAGTATGCGGTTGAACTTCGCTATAAACGCAGAGAGGAAATGGAACAGAATATACTTAGCTTGCGTGATGTTTACAGAACTATGGAAACAACTCCAGATAATCCAGTAAGCAAAATTCAAGCGAAACTTGACAACGCGGTACGTGAAGCCTACGGAATGTCTGCGGATGATGATGTTTTGGAATTTATTCTTAAATTGAATAAAAAATGTCATGACCGCGAGGAATCAGGCAAAGAAATAACACCACCGGGTCTACCTAAATTTGTGAAAGATCCGCAAAAATACATTACAGAAGATTGTGTTAAAATGGAAGAATAAGAGCAAGTCAAGAGTTTAGCGAGGTTTGATTCAGAGGCTTCGCTAAATCCGCTCTTTCTTTTTTTAGCGTTTTCAAGTGTCACACGAATAAGGTATATTAGACAAATAAGATTAACGAAGGAG
The nucleotide sequence above comes from Fibrobacter sp. UWB16. Encoded proteins:
- a CDS encoding DNA methyltransferase, with amino-acid sequence MTEAKDFIAFAQKLKGDEKQEAQTFLNHFFQVFGYEDVAAAGGVFEARIKSSNSSKKSTNYADCLFAPQGHSGVLIEMKGRKEKNLDKHFEQVKNYWLDMKPQEVIGPGAQKPRYAILCNFDEFIIYDELSLVDRVKMKDFAQRKSAFNFMYPDEKAPVFNCNVKEISKGVANKIGEVFKYEVVEKKESPEKVQRFLMQCILAMFSEDFGLLPDNLFTNLIRNCCIQKGDSYDELGGLFNQMANPKMADGGKYKGVPYFNGGLYSKVEPLSLDKYCCELLQEASQVDWNHVNPSIFGAMFEGTMDSKERHGFGAHFTNEIDILKIVNPCIIRPWNEKIEKADTAPKLEKLLKELSNYKVLDPACGCGNFLFVSYLALVDIELKILDKLQDLSLQSNTNKNIMERHRFSVLSTQQFFGIDILPMAVELTKVTMMLAKEIGAKKWNDHWEADPLFRIESLPLDNMDNNILCQDALLNPWPEFSVVIGNPPYQGKNNTKVEMDGAYIADVREQFPDVPGRADYCVYWFRKAHGLMKDGQRAGLVGTNTIRQNYSREGGLDYIVANGGVIIDAVSTQVWSGEAAVYVSIVNWVKGKYSGEKTLCFQEGNTVKSPFVYEHPSNITSALKSACDVKGAFALKANMAKGFCHQGQTHGHKGFLIKDLNAAKKLLNDEQNKQVLFPFLIGDRLVGTYKSQPDRYVIDFRKFDVFGAQKYKELYKIIEKSVYADKKEKADEEKIKNENTLKKNPKAKVNHDHEMALKTWWQMFRSRDVLLNILEVKSRYIACSRVTTRPIFEFISTEIHPNDALQVFPLEDDYSFGILSSKVHWEWFNARCSTLKGDPRYTSDTVFDSFPWPQKPTEKQIAEIAKYAVELRYKRREEMEQNILSLRDVYRTMETTPDNPVSKIQAKLDNAVREAYGMSADDDVLEFILKLNKKCHDREESGKEITPPGLPKFVKDPQKYITEDCVKMEE